The Deinococcus koreensis genome window below encodes:
- the hemA gene encoding glutamyl-tRNA reductase: MTLACPTGQRFLAQAHLSGSFGVGSPLDFAVVGLNHQTAPVEVRERAAVRAGEEGALLSHLSRHAAEAMLLSTCNRTEVYLSGLDADGGGDPVAAFEGAWGHALGEHLYVHRGEDAVRHLYRVAAGLDSLVLGETQIQGQVKRAWQDAHARGLSGTLLNKVAQGALAAGKRVRHETGMSDKVVSVSSAAVELAQAALGDLQQRTALIIGAGETAELTLTHLLAAGVKDVIVVNRTAERARLLAERVGGRACAYEYLHEVLPEADVVIASSGAPHYVLRAQGVREALGGRPGRDMFLIDISVPRILDPEIAGVPGAYLHNLDDLTDIVQRNLQSRHAALPQAEAIIRAAAADLSRWHLTREAQHAQRGLALASD, encoded by the coding sequence GTGACCCTGGCCTGCCCCACGGGGCAGCGGTTCCTGGCCCAGGCCCATCTGAGCGGCAGCTTCGGCGTCGGCTCGCCGCTGGACTTCGCGGTGGTGGGCCTCAACCACCAGACCGCGCCGGTCGAGGTGCGCGAGCGCGCCGCCGTGCGGGCCGGCGAGGAAGGTGCCCTGCTCTCGCACCTGTCGCGCCACGCGGCCGAGGCCATGCTGCTCTCCACCTGCAACCGCACCGAGGTCTACCTGTCGGGGCTGGACGCAGACGGCGGCGGCGATCCGGTGGCGGCCTTCGAGGGCGCCTGGGGTCACGCGCTGGGCGAGCATCTCTATGTCCACCGGGGCGAGGACGCCGTGCGCCACCTCTACCGCGTCGCGGCGGGCCTCGACAGTCTGGTGCTGGGCGAGACCCAGATCCAGGGTCAGGTCAAGCGCGCCTGGCAGGACGCGCACGCCCGCGGGCTGAGCGGCACGCTGCTGAACAAGGTCGCGCAGGGCGCGCTGGCGGCGGGCAAGCGCGTGCGCCACGAAACGGGCATGTCCGACAAGGTGGTGTCGGTGTCCAGCGCCGCCGTGGAACTGGCGCAGGCCGCCCTGGGCGATCTGCAGCAGCGCACTGCCCTGATCATCGGCGCGGGTGAGACCGCCGAGCTGACCCTGACCCACCTGCTGGCCGCCGGCGTCAAGGACGTGATCGTGGTCAACCGCACCGCCGAGCGCGCCCGGCTGCTGGCCGAGCGGGTGGGCGGCCGCGCCTGCGCCTACGAATACCTGCATGAAGTCCTGCCCGAGGCCGACGTGGTGATCGCCTCCAGCGGCGCGCCCCATTACGTGCTGCGCGCCCAGGGCGTGCGTGAGGCGCTCGGCGGGCGGCCGGGCCGCGACATGTTCCTGATCGACATCAGCGTGCCGCGCATCCTCGATCCGGAGATCGCCGGGGTGCCCGGCGCGTACCTGCACAACCTCGACGACCTGACGGACATCGTGCAGCGCAACCTGCAGAGCCGCCACGCCGCGCTGCCCCAGGCCGAGGCGATCATCCGCGCCGCCGCCGCCGACCTGAGCCGCTGGCACCTGACCCGCGAGGCCCAGCATGCCCAGCGTGGGCTGGCCCTGGCCAGCGACTGA
- a CDS encoding YgfZ/GcvT domain-containing protein, translated as MWTRLPSSSLRVTGADRVDFVQGQMTGDLRGAPTPGLVACAFLNVRGQIEHFARAYRRADDVYLHLDASQAAALAARLRRYIIFDQVELQDTSETLGTVHVWDAANVPGWRLDGPDAQSFELAGATVLAGRVNRTGTPGVDLHVLARHLESVLDTLGSEQLLADLDAARIGAGIPDIVRDGFTGTLLQEVGLDVGGPLPAISYRKGCYVGQEIMARLEARGNARYHLARLSGDSLPAHAEIVQGGKVVGQSGLHAAGHSLARLRRELPGGVEVQVGGVPATVQLLTPAHV; from the coding sequence ATGTGGACTCGCCTTCCTTCCAGCAGCCTGCGCGTCACCGGGGCCGACCGGGTGGACTTCGTGCAGGGCCAGATGACGGGCGACCTGCGCGGCGCCCCCACGCCGGGCCTGGTCGCCTGTGCCTTCCTGAACGTGCGTGGGCAGATCGAACACTTCGCGCGGGCCTACCGGCGCGCCGACGACGTGTATCTGCATCTCGACGCCTCTCAGGCGGCGGCGCTGGCCGCGCGGCTGCGGCGCTACATCATCTTCGATCAGGTCGAGCTGCAGGACACCAGCGAGACCCTGGGCACCGTACACGTCTGGGACGCGGCGAACGTGCCGGGCTGGCGCCTGGACGGCCCGGACGCGCAGAGCTTCGAGCTGGCCGGCGCCACCGTCCTCGCGGGCCGTGTGAACCGCACGGGCACCCCCGGCGTGGATCTGCACGTCCTGGCCCGGCACCTGGAGTCGGTGCTGGACACGCTGGGCAGCGAACAGCTTCTGGCCGACCTGGACGCCGCCCGCATCGGGGCCGGCATCCCCGACATCGTGCGCGACGGCTTCACGGGCACGCTGCTGCAGGAGGTCGGGCTGGACGTGGGCGGCCCGCTGCCGGCCATCAGCTACCGCAAGGGCTGTTACGTGGGCCAGGAGATCATGGCCCGCCTGGAAGCGCGCGGCAACGCCCGTTATCACCTCGCCCGCCTGAGTGGGGACAGCCTGCCGGCTCACGCCGAGATTGTTCAGGGGGGCAAGGTGGTGGGGCAGAGCGGCCTGCACGCGGCGGGCCACAGCCTCGCCCGGCTTCGCAGGGAGCTGCCGGGCGGCGTCGAGGTTCAGGTCGGCGGCGTCCCGGCGACGGTGCAGCTGCTGACCCCAGCCCATGTGTAG